GTACTGCTTTAGAAGCCGGACTCCTCCGTAAAGCGGGGCCATAAGGAATTTATTAGTCAGCCAGGCTGTCTGGGCCGGGGAGGGTCTGGGGGGTTCACGTCGGGAGCAACCTTCCAGCGGGGGGAGGGAGGTGCGGGGTTCATCTGGATCCCATTTGGTGGCGGCCATAGGACTTAGGCTCCAGCTTTGTTCCAGGCACGAGGGTTCCCTctgggcctccaggccctgctttGAGCCTTGAGGTGGGGGTTAGCCATGGGACACATGCTCACACAGGCCTCTGCTGAGCTCAGAATCTGGATGCTTCAAAACCTATGAATCTTCCAGAGACGGGACCGCAGAGGAGCTGGGAGCAGCGAGgatggcttcccagaggagggggTCAGCTCTCTCAGTTACTCACTGAGCCCTGCCATCCTCTCTCCCTCCGTGCCTGCATCCAAACCCCAGCTCTTCCTTAGCAAGTCACTtaatccctctgagcctcagtttcctcacctggaaaatggggagAATGTAGTACCTGCCCTATTGGGCAGTTCTCAGGATTCAATGAGAAATTCCATGtaagaaatgtaaaatagtgcctggcacatggcaagcAATGAAAGGGTAAGTTCTTATTCATTCAGCCAACTCCATCAAgatgtgtttattgagcacttgctgtaTACCAGGTATGCTGCAAAACGCTGAGGGTGCCGAGATAAATAAGATTTAGCCCTTGCCCTCCGGAAGCTCAGAGTGAAGTCGGGGGGACCAGTGTAAACCCCGGGATGGGGTCCATTGTATGGTGGGGAGGCTCAGGCCCGGGGAAGGGAAGCGACTTGCTGGAATAGGTTCTGTGTCTGCCGCACCTCCTCAGGGTCCCCTGAGCCTGGGGTCCCAGCCTGACGTCTCTCCTGCCTCGCTTCCCCACAGGTTCCAGGCAACATGGTTTCTGCGGCAGCCCCCAGCCTCACTGTGTCTCTCCTGCTGCTCCTGCGGGTCCTGCCCGCGGCGTCCTACTCCGTGTCCCTGCAGGCCACCTTCCTGGAGGACACagggggcagcggggaggccgaGGGCGCGTCGGCCTCCTCCCCGAGCTTCCCGCCGCCCCGGACCCCAGCCCTCAGCCTCACGTCGGTGGGGCCCCAGCTCACGCCCCTGGCGGGCCCCAAGCCCCCCACCAACTTCCTGGACGGCATCGTGGATTTCTTCCGCCAGTACGTGATGCTTATCGCCGTGGTGGGCTCGCTGGTGTTCCTGCTGATGTTCATCATCTGTGCCGCTCTTATCACCCGCCAGAAGCACAAGGCCTCTGCCTACTACCCCTCATCTTTCCCTAAGAAGAAGTACGTGGACCAGAGTGACCGGGCCGGGGGCCCCCGGGCCTTCAGCGAGGTCCCCGACCGGGCCCCTGACGGCCGGCCCGAGGAGGCCCTGGATTCCTCCCAGCAGCTCCAGGCTGACATCCTCGCCGCCACCCAGAACCTCAAGTCTCCCGCCAGGGCCGCCCCGGGCATGGGAGACGGAGCCAGGATGATGGAGGGCAagttggaggaagaggaggaaggcagcCAGGAGGCAGACCAGGAAGCCCAGGGACATGGGGTCCCGGCAGAGAAACCAGAGGTGCCGCCAGAGGAGCCCTGCTCAGCGCAGGCGGATGGGGCTCTGGCAGCTgctgaaggtcaaggggagccaGAAGCAGCTCCCTCATTAGCCCTCGAAGCTGGGGGCCCAGCTGGTTCCCTCGAAAACCCCTGTGCTTGCGGCAGTGTCCCCCCCAGCATCTAACAGGCCTCTAGGGCTGCCGGCCCTGATTGTCGGACCCCTGGTGGTCACCTCTTTGGGCACAGAAAGGTCCTCGGCCCTGACCGTGCTCTGACACCCCCTACTCGGCCACTCCCCGCTGCAAATCCCGGCATGTCTGATCCTACTACAGCAGGCAGAGATGCCGGTCTCTGTTCCACCCTCAGGAATCTCATCGACTTCGAGAACATTTGTCCCTGCAGCCCCAAGGGCTACATCCCAAAGTACAGCTCCTCTGGGGAGATGGAGCTGAGGATGTGTCCCCGTCACAGGCACGTCCGCTGGGAAACATATGTCTCAGGTCCCTTGTGACAATGCAAACATCGCTGCTTTCCATTGAGGtaggaaagagaaacagaataactaggagttttggaagagtttgaacaGATGGGAGATGCAGAGGGGCCTGGGGTTGAAGCAGGTAGAGGTACCGCAGAAGATCAGTCAGGAAGCTTCCGTGAGGGGTCCTGCACCGATCACGACAGGTTCCTAAGTGAGCATTTCCCAAACTGGGTTCCCTGGAAGAAAGATTTTGAGGTCCAGTGAATGAATTGAGGAAACATTGCTTCTCTGCTCTGCGTACCCCTCTTGGAGCCCCCCAAGGCTCTGACAAGTCCCGCAGTAAAGGTGCCCATGGAATCTGATTTCACTTAGCCTTTCCCAAAAAGCTTTTGGCCGCGGagtacttttgtttttgttttacagctACAGAGTAAAATCCTGAAGAGAACACTCTGGAAGTTACAGCTCCAGATGTTCTCCAGGGCGCCCCCTCCCCAGTTCCTGGTTGGTCCGGGGTGAAGGCTGTGGAGGTGGAGGCTCAGCCTCTCAGGGGCTGCCTCTCATCCCTGCTACTGCGGGCATGGGGCAAATGAATTGAACTTTCTTGCCAGGGCCCCAAGGCAACCTAGAAGTGGTGGGGGGGCAGGGCTGTGTGTGAGGGGACCCCACTCTGGGGGAATCTGAGGGGATCAGGGAGGGTTTCCAACAGGCTGGAGCAGGGGGGCCCTGACCCCCTGcccttcacatacacacacacacacgcacacacacacacacacacacacacgcacacacatctgGCAGCCTGT
The sequence above is a segment of the Eschrichtius robustus isolate mEscRob2 chromosome 14, mEscRob2.pri, whole genome shotgun sequence genome. Coding sequences within it:
- the TMEM119 gene encoding transmembrane protein 119; its protein translation is MVSAAAPSLTVSLLLLLRVLPAASYSVSLQATFLEDTGGSGEAEGASASSPSFPPPRTPALSLTSVGPQLTPLAGPKPPTNFLDGIVDFFRQYVMLIAVVGSLVFLLMFIICAALITRQKHKASAYYPSSFPKKKYVDQSDRAGGPRAFSEVPDRAPDGRPEEALDSSQQLQADILAATQNLKSPARAAPGMGDGARMMEGKLEEEEEGSQEADQEAQGHGVPAEKPEVPPEEPCSAQADGALAAAEGQGEPEAAPSLALEAGGPAGSLENPCACGSVPPSI